The Pyrococcus kukulkanii genome contains a region encoding:
- a CDS encoding MATE family efflux transporter, which produces MSELRKKLWKLAWPAITGNVSQTLLNLVDTMIVGHVSAVALGAVGLGGMVSWFMFPIMMAVATGTLAVVARRVGEGNYEEASRVAEQSMYIAFILGIPVMLFGIFFGDEILRIMGAKGEVLEIAYAYLKVLFLFYPIRFVGFAFFSSLRGAGDTKTPMLLNILMNMVNAVLDYLLVFGALGFPRLGPVGAAWASGIGITVAFLTGLYLFISHKLILKPVLDLTIRWDIVEKILRIGTPTMLERGLFSFYNFLYMSIVTRFGKIALSAHQIGLRVESIAYMPAFGFSIATSALVGQSLGAKKPEQAERVVKEALLMTTAFMSVMAFILTAFPGYLVEPFISSSDPNYEVVKKLASIYLIIVGISEIPLGVTFVLSGALRGAGDTKSPLYVTSISKLLFRIIPSYLLGFGFKIPSFTIWKLTFPGLTFKGLGVIAAWIGMSLETFITAGLFWLVFRRGKWKHIKI; this is translated from the coding sequence ATGAGCGAGCTCAGAAAAAAACTTTGGAAGCTTGCGTGGCCCGCGATAACAGGAAACGTAAGCCAGACACTTCTCAACTTAGTTGATACTATGATAGTGGGTCACGTGAGCGCGGTGGCACTTGGAGCAGTCGGCCTTGGAGGAATGGTCAGCTGGTTTATGTTCCCAATAATGATGGCCGTTGCAACGGGAACCCTTGCCGTTGTAGCGAGGAGAGTAGGAGAAGGAAACTACGAGGAGGCGTCAAGAGTTGCCGAGCAGAGCATGTACATAGCCTTCATCTTGGGAATTCCCGTAATGTTGTTTGGGATATTCTTTGGAGATGAAATCCTCAGGATAATGGGAGCCAAGGGTGAAGTCCTTGAAATAGCATATGCATACTTGAAGGTTCTCTTTCTATTTTATCCAATAAGGTTCGTTGGCTTCGCGTTTTTCTCGTCCCTAAGGGGAGCTGGGGATACAAAGACACCAATGCTCCTCAACATATTGATGAACATGGTAAACGCGGTCTTAGATTACCTGTTGGTATTTGGGGCATTGGGATTTCCAAGACTTGGTCCCGTAGGTGCCGCTTGGGCCTCGGGAATTGGAATAACGGTGGCATTTCTCACTGGGCTATACCTTTTCATATCCCATAAACTCATCCTGAAGCCAGTGCTTGACCTTACAATACGATGGGACATAGTAGAGAAGATCCTTAGAATAGGGACTCCAACTATGCTCGAGAGAGGATTGTTCAGCTTCTACAACTTCTTGTACATGAGTATAGTAACTAGGTTCGGAAAGATAGCCCTCTCAGCTCACCAAATAGGATTAAGAGTAGAGAGCATAGCTTATATGCCAGCCTTTGGTTTCAGCATAGCAACATCCGCCTTAGTGGGACAGAGCTTAGGTGCTAAAAAACCCGAACAGGCGGAGAGAGTTGTTAAAGAGGCATTACTTATGACAACGGCCTTCATGAGCGTTATGGCTTTTATCCTCACCGCGTTCCCAGGGTACCTTGTTGAGCCATTTATATCGAGCTCAGATCCAAACTATGAAGTCGTTAAGAAGTTGGCGTCAATATACTTGATAATAGTCGGGATAAGCGAAATTCCCCTCGGGGTAACCTTCGTCTTAAGTGGTGCCCTAAGGGGGGCAGGAGACACTAAGAGCCCCCTTTATGTAACTTCAATTAGCAAGCTACTCTTCAGGATAATTCCATCGTACCTGCTAGGATTTGGGTTCAAGATTCCGAGCTTTACCATCTGGAAGTTAACTTTCCCTGGCTTAACTTTCAAGGGGTTAGGTGTAATAGCGGCATGGATAGGGATGAGCCTTGAGACGTTCATAACCGCTGGGCTGTTCTGGTTGGTGTTCAGGAGAGGAAAATGGAAGCACATTAAGATTTAG
- a CDS encoding MinD/ParA family ATP-binding protein, which translates to MAVVVVTGRGGAGKTTTTANLSTYFAQSDYRVLAIDGDLYLPNLGLHFALDNVKYTLHSVVKDPNMDPEWAIYKHKETGVYVMPGSSRLEDVLGISGQRLKEIIENLKYKYPLIFVDSPTGVPFDTLPAFEVFDYQIIVVEIERSPIYSFETMVENEVLKLKALGDRFGLEVGVVINKVREAADVIDKIVEVIETDIGVPVLGVIPFDDAVPESVNAGIPVLVYKPHSDAAIAFKEAGQLTEEWIFGSSPQR; encoded by the coding sequence ATGGCAGTAGTCGTAGTAACAGGAAGGGGGGGTGCTGGAAAGACCACCACAACAGCAAACTTGAGCACTTATTTCGCTCAATCTGACTACAGGGTTCTTGCAATAGATGGTGATCTTTATCTTCCAAACCTTGGTCTCCATTTCGCGTTAGACAACGTTAAGTACACGCTACACTCTGTAGTTAAAGATCCCAATATGGATCCTGAATGGGCAATATACAAGCATAAAGAAACGGGAGTCTACGTAATGCCTGGTAGCTCGAGGCTTGAAGATGTCCTGGGAATTTCGGGTCAAAGGTTGAAGGAAATAATAGAGAACTTAAAGTATAAGTATCCGCTTATATTTGTAGATTCGCCAACTGGAGTCCCCTTTGATACCCTTCCTGCGTTTGAAGTTTTTGACTATCAGATAATAGTTGTAGAGATAGAGAGGTCTCCTATTTACTCATTTGAAACCATGGTCGAGAATGAAGTTCTGAAGCTCAAGGCATTGGGAGATCGATTTGGTCTTGAAGTCGGGGTTGTAATAAATAAGGTTAGGGAGGCAGCGGATGTCATCGATAAGATAGTTGAGGTTATTGAGACTGATATAGGCGTTCCTGTTCTAGGGGTTATCCCCTTCGACGATGCCGTACCTGAATCCGTGAATGCAGGTATACCGGTTTTGGTGTATAAGCCTCATAGCGATGCCGCGATAGCTTTTAAAGAGGCTGGACAGCTAACCGAAGAGTGGATATTTGGCTCTTCTCCACAGAGGTGA
- the hmgA gene encoding hydroxymethylglutaryl-CoA reductase (NADPH) gives MNVEEIIEKVAKGEIKLHQVENYVNGDKRLATEIRRKALERKLGIKLEHIGHYSIDPNQLIGRNIENMIGVVQIPMGVAGPLKINGEYAKGEFYIPLATTEGALVASVNRGCSALTEAGGVVTTLLDDKMTRAPLIKCPNARRAREVAQWVQENLEYLQEKAVSKVTRHGKLRGVKPFIVGRNLYLRFEFETGDAMGMNMVTIASEEIMKVIEEHFPDVRYLALSGNLCVDKKPNAVNFILGRGKTVVAEAVVPREIVKRKLKTTPELIAEVNYLKNLVGSAQAGSYGFNAHFGNIVGAIFLATGQDEAQITEGSHGITIAEVTPEGDLYISITMPSLEIGTVGGGTRVPTQREALEIMGVAGGGDPPGVNAKKFAEIVAGAVLAGELSLLAAIAAKHLARAHKMLGR, from the coding sequence ATGAACGTTGAGGAAATTATAGAGAAAGTTGCGAAGGGTGAGATTAAGCTCCATCAGGTAGAAAACTATGTTAACGGTGATAAGAGGCTTGCAACCGAGATAAGGAGGAAGGCTTTGGAGAGGAAGCTTGGAATAAAGCTCGAGCACATAGGCCACTACAGCATAGATCCTAACCAGCTCATCGGGAGGAATATAGAGAACATGATCGGCGTGGTTCAGATACCAATGGGAGTCGCTGGGCCCTTAAAGATAAATGGAGAGTACGCTAAGGGAGAGTTCTACATTCCTCTGGCCACCACGGAAGGAGCCTTAGTCGCTTCGGTGAACAGGGGCTGCTCAGCCTTAACCGAGGCAGGTGGAGTCGTTACTACATTATTAGATGATAAGATGACGAGGGCTCCGCTGATAAAGTGTCCTAATGCTAGAAGGGCGAGGGAAGTTGCACAGTGGGTTCAGGAGAACCTTGAGTACCTGCAGGAGAAGGCGGTAAGTAAAGTCACGAGACACGGAAAGCTTAGGGGGGTTAAGCCCTTCATAGTGGGCAGGAACCTCTATCTTAGGTTTGAATTTGAGACTGGAGATGCAATGGGAATGAACATGGTCACAATAGCGAGCGAGGAGATAATGAAGGTTATCGAGGAGCACTTCCCCGATGTAAGGTACTTGGCACTATCGGGAAACCTCTGCGTGGACAAAAAGCCTAACGCCGTGAACTTCATCCTCGGCAGGGGGAAAACAGTCGTTGCCGAAGCTGTAGTCCCCAGGGAGATAGTTAAGAGGAAGCTGAAGACTACTCCAGAACTAATCGCGGAGGTAAACTACCTGAAGAACCTTGTTGGCTCTGCTCAAGCTGGTAGCTATGGCTTCAACGCCCACTTCGGCAACATAGTTGGGGCGATATTCCTAGCCACTGGGCAGGATGAGGCTCAGATCACCGAGGGCTCTCACGGGATAACCATAGCGGAAGTAACTCCAGAAGGTGACCTATACATAAGCATAACAATGCCAAGCTTGGAGATAGGAACTGTTGGAGGGGGAACTAGGGTTCCTACTCAGAGAGAAGCCCTTGAGATAATGGGCGTCGCTGGTGGAGGGGATCCTCCTGGGGTAAATGCTAAGAAGTTTGCTGAAATAGTTGCGGGTGCAGTTCTTGCAGGAGAGTTATCTCTACTTGCGGCTATAGCGGCTAAGCACTTAGCGAGAGCTCACAAGATGTTAGGAAGATGA
- the tsaA gene encoding tRNA (N6-threonylcarbamoyladenosine(37)-N6)-methyltransferase TrmO: protein MEIRYKPVGIIRTPFKVPKGVPIQPSAARGVRGEVIVFPEYTEGLKDLDGFSHIILIYHFHLAKPGSLLVKPYMHDEYHGVFATRAPSRPNPIGISVVRLLRIEGNVLHVEDVDIVDGTPLLDIKPYVPEFDVRKVERIGWLEKNVHKLPYIRDDGRFSGG from the coding sequence ATGGAAATTAGGTATAAGCCCGTTGGGATAATTAGAACGCCCTTTAAGGTGCCGAAGGGCGTTCCCATCCAGCCTTCTGCAGCTAGGGGGGTTAGAGGTGAGGTTATAGTATTTCCTGAGTACACTGAAGGTTTGAAGGATCTTGACGGCTTTTCTCACATAATTTTGATTTATCACTTTCACTTAGCAAAACCGGGCTCTCTACTTGTAAAGCCGTACATGCATGATGAGTATCATGGGGTTTTTGCCACTAGGGCCCCAAGCAGACCTAACCCTATAGGAATTTCAGTTGTGAGGCTTCTGAGGATAGAGGGAAATGTTTTGCACGTTGAGGATGTTGATATAGTTGATGGGACTCCTCTCCTTGATATAAAACCGTATGTTCCTGAATTCGACGTTAGAAAAGTTGAGAGGATAGGATGGCTTGAAAAGAATGTTCACAAGCTTCCATACATTAGGGATGATGGTCGCTTTTCAGGGGGCTAA
- a CDS encoding RuvB-like helicase: MPVIEELPAVKFERVGMHSHIKGLGLDENGKAKFIGDGMVGQVKAREAAGIAVKLIKQGKLAGKGILLVGPTGSGKTAIAMGIAKELGEDVPFVQISGSEIYSAEVKKTEFLKQALRRAIGVRISEERKVYEGMVERIEIKRTRHPFNPYIEIPESVKITLKTKDDEKTLRTGREIAYQLLELGIEEGDVIQIDAETGRVSRVGTTKEEEGLFFRKKVELPTGPVLKVKEFTYTVTLHDLDVVNARAGGIFSLLFGGGMEINDEIRERVDQTVKQWIEEGKATLVPGVLFIDECHMLDIEAFSFLARAMENELAPILILATNRGMTKIRGTDIEAPHGIPLDMLDRLLIINTEPYKKEEIREIVKIRAKEEGIELSDEALEYLAELGEKTSLRYAVQLLAPASIIAGGKRVEKEHVEKAKEYFADVKRSIAFVEKLEGMLR, translated from the coding sequence ATGCCGGTTATAGAGGAGCTCCCAGCTGTTAAGTTTGAGAGGGTTGGAATGCACTCCCACATAAAAGGCCTGGGATTGGATGAGAACGGCAAGGCAAAATTCATTGGAGACGGGATGGTCGGTCAAGTTAAAGCTAGGGAAGCTGCTGGAATTGCTGTTAAGTTGATAAAACAGGGCAAACTCGCTGGCAAGGGTATTCTGCTTGTTGGTCCAACAGGAAGTGGTAAAACGGCAATAGCAATGGGCATAGCCAAGGAGCTTGGTGAAGACGTTCCCTTCGTTCAAATAAGTGGTAGTGAGATTTATTCTGCCGAAGTCAAAAAGACTGAATTCCTGAAGCAGGCCCTAAGGAGGGCCATTGGTGTTAGAATTAGTGAGGAGAGAAAAGTTTACGAGGGAATGGTCGAGAGGATAGAGATTAAGAGGACGAGGCACCCCTTCAATCCCTACATAGAGATACCTGAGAGCGTTAAGATAACGCTAAAGACAAAGGACGATGAGAAAACACTGAGGACAGGTAGGGAAATAGCATATCAGCTGCTTGAGCTCGGAATTGAGGAGGGGGATGTAATACAGATTGATGCCGAGACGGGAAGGGTTTCAAGGGTTGGAACAACAAAAGAAGAGGAGGGACTATTCTTCAGGAAGAAGGTGGAGCTTCCAACAGGCCCAGTTCTTAAAGTTAAGGAGTTCACCTATACGGTAACCCTTCATGACCTTGACGTCGTGAATGCGAGGGCTGGGGGAATATTCAGCCTTCTCTTTGGTGGAGGAATGGAGATAAACGATGAGATCAGGGAGAGGGTTGACCAGACCGTTAAGCAGTGGATAGAAGAGGGTAAGGCAACTCTAGTCCCAGGAGTTTTGTTCATCGATGAGTGTCACATGCTCGACATCGAAGCATTCTCATTCTTGGCTAGAGCAATGGAGAACGAGCTTGCTCCAATTTTAATCCTAGCAACCAACAGGGGAATGACAAAGATTAGGGGAACAGATATCGAGGCTCCACACGGAATTCCGCTGGACATGCTCGACAGATTACTTATAATCAACACCGAGCCCTATAAGAAGGAGGAAATCAGGGAGATCGTAAAGATAAGGGCTAAGGAGGAGGGAATAGAGCTCAGCGATGAGGCTTTAGAGTACCTTGCGGAGCTCGGTGAGAAGACCAGCTTAAGATATGCAGTCCAGCTGCTGGCTCCTGCAAGCATAATAGCTGGAGGCAAGAGGGTGGAGAAGGAGCACGTTGAGAAGGCCAAGGAGTACTTTGCCGATGTCAAGAGGAGCATAGCTTTCGTTGAGAAGCTTGAGGGAATGCTACGTTAG
- the mrtA gene encoding CPBP family archaeomyxosortase MrtA: MNPRILALFIIAFIPSRIPGTFNEWIAYLVFFYLLIPVILFRKELKDVGLKLPKSWRSTLILIGIAVIMSFLGLLDESMRSYYPRFPYSDVYSFILGELKMGVVMFTHEAFFRGFLLFPIAKENKWMGILGQAIPYAILHIGKPVIEIPYSFLAGIIFAIIDLKEGSFLPSFIVHWLGSAFFDILCALT, translated from the coding sequence ATGAATCCCAGGATACTGGCACTTTTTATAATAGCGTTCATTCCCTCAAGGATCCCGGGAACGTTTAACGAGTGGATAGCATATTTAGTGTTCTTCTATCTCCTAATTCCAGTGATCCTGTTCAGGAAAGAGCTTAAGGACGTTGGTCTCAAACTTCCAAAAAGCTGGAGGAGTACACTAATACTCATTGGAATCGCCGTCATAATGAGTTTCCTGGGACTCCTTGACGAGAGCATGAGGAGTTACTACCCCAGGTTCCCCTACTCAGATGTTTATAGCTTCATTCTAGGAGAGCTCAAAATGGGCGTGGTCATGTTTACCCATGAGGCGTTCTTCAGGGGCTTTCTCCTCTTCCCCATTGCAAAGGAAAACAAGTGGATGGGGATATTAGGGCAAGCAATTCCCTACGCAATTCTGCATATTGGAAAGCCCGTAATAGAGATCCCTTACTCCTTCCTCGCTGGCATAATATTTGCAATAATAGATTTAAAAGAGGGGAGCTTCCTCCCGAGCTTCATAGTCCACTGGCTTGGCTCAGCATTCTTTGACATCCTCTGTGCTCTAACGTAG
- a CDS encoding AAA family ATPase encodes MYFDPKPKERREDLYDRDKELGKLIDLVKKNAPIIVVKGIRRVGKTSLVRVALNESQRNFIIVDLRGINPNSRRDLVVRFQMAINEALKRSNVLKRVLASVREVEVSKFGVTISWRRASVLEDILLKLQDERFVVVLDEVQDARGPVGKYLASVIAHFYDYGDLPFILTGSQIGLLYDFLGVEDPRAPLYGRFLYEVEVSRFTREQSLEFLRLGFSQLGLDAEDEMLEKVVEVLDGIPGWLVHFGLLAKTHGASEKTLEMTLSQASRLALGEFNEFLKRREVARRRYEAVMKAIANGKRTWSEIKRELEKHEGKTIADSVLSRVLEALVKASFLEKIVDGRNIEYKISDPVLEYALKRGSL; translated from the coding sequence TTGTACTTCGATCCAAAACCCAAGGAGAGGAGAGAGGATCTCTATGATAGAGATAAAGAGTTGGGTAAGCTAATTGACTTAGTAAAGAAAAACGCTCCCATTATAGTCGTAAAAGGAATTAGGAGGGTCGGAAAAACATCCTTAGTGAGGGTGGCCCTTAATGAAAGTCAGAGAAACTTCATCATCGTTGATTTGAGGGGAATTAACCCCAACTCTAGAAGAGACTTAGTTGTCAGGTTTCAGATGGCAATAAATGAGGCTCTTAAAAGGAGTAACGTACTGAAGCGTGTCCTTGCATCAGTTAGGGAGGTTGAGGTTTCCAAGTTTGGAGTAACAATATCTTGGAGAAGGGCAAGTGTCCTTGAGGATATTCTCCTGAAACTCCAGGACGAAAGATTTGTTGTTGTTCTAGATGAGGTACAGGATGCAAGGGGTCCCGTTGGAAAGTACCTTGCGAGTGTTATAGCTCACTTCTATGACTATGGGGATTTACCTTTTATCCTTACCGGAAGTCAGATTGGTCTACTCTATGACTTCTTAGGAGTTGAAGATCCGAGGGCTCCCCTCTACGGCAGGTTCCTCTACGAGGTTGAGGTTTCTCGATTTACTAGGGAACAGAGCCTTGAATTTTTAAGGCTGGGCTTCTCCCAGCTTGGACTTGATGCTGAGGATGAAATGCTTGAAAAGGTTGTGGAGGTGCTGGATGGGATTCCTGGGTGGCTAGTTCACTTTGGGCTCCTCGCGAAAACTCATGGTGCCTCTGAGAAAACCCTCGAGATGACTCTATCTCAAGCAAGCAGGCTTGCCCTTGGTGAGTTTAATGAATTCTTAAAACGGAGAGAGGTTGCTAGGAGGAGGTACGAAGCTGTAATGAAGGCAATTGCTAATGGAAAAAGGACTTGGAGTGAGATCAAGAGGGAGCTTGAAAAGCATGAAGGTAAAACTATCGCTGATTCTGTACTATCTAGAGTCCTTGAGGCTTTGGTTAAGGCCTCATTCCTTGAGAAAATTGTTGATGGAAGGAACATCGAATACAAGATTAGCGATCCAGTTCTTGAGTACGCACTTAAACGAGGAAGTTTATGA
- a CDS encoding CidB/LrgB family autolysis modulator, translated as MNVFGVFLTLFLYTVLSWMYAKKRTPALNPVLLSIVTIAIILKGTSIKYEEYMESARFLSFLLGPAVVSLAIPLYKQLSIIREYKKEIAVGVVVGGSTAILSAVYMLKAFHAPEILQRSFAPKSVTTAIAMGVSEKIGGIPPLTAVLVILTGILGNALAPELLNIFRVRDRVARGLATGVSSHGLGTARIITEDELAGAVSGLGMALNGVYTAFILPAIINFLV; from the coding sequence ATGAATGTTTTTGGAGTATTCTTAACGCTCTTCCTGTACACGGTCCTTTCCTGGATGTACGCAAAGAAGAGAACCCCAGCTTTAAATCCAGTCCTCCTCTCAATAGTCACGATAGCGATTATCCTCAAAGGCACCAGCATTAAATATGAGGAATATATGGAATCAGCGAGGTTTCTGAGTTTCCTCCTGGGGCCAGCTGTTGTAAGCTTAGCTATTCCACTCTACAAGCAGTTGTCCATAATCAGGGAATACAAGAAGGAAATCGCGGTTGGGGTTGTGGTGGGAGGAAGTACGGCGATACTATCGGCGGTTTACATGCTGAAGGCCTTTCATGCCCCTGAAATCCTCCAGAGGAGCTTTGCACCGAAGAGCGTTACAACTGCAATAGCTATGGGCGTGAGCGAGAAGATTGGAGGGATCCCTCCCTTGACTGCAGTGTTGGTAATACTGACCGGCATCCTGGGGAACGCCCTAGCTCCGGAACTCCTGAATATCTTCAGGGTTAGGGACAGGGTGGCAAGAGGATTAGCGACAGGAGTTTCTTCCCACGGACTGGGAACCGCAAGGATAATAACTGAGGACGAGCTCGCTGGAGCCGTTAGCGGGCTAGGAATGGCCCTAAATGGTGTTTACACGGCATTTATCCTTCCGGCAATCATAAACTTCCTCGTTTAA
- a CDS encoding CidA/LrgA family protein has translation MYKGLTIIFGFLFLGELIEGAGVPIPGSVLGMLLLTLALITGIVRLEDVEREGEFLVRNMSIMFIPPGVGIILYLDLLKENLIAIGVALILSFIITLFVTAKTVEVLRR, from the coding sequence ATGTACAAAGGGCTAACGATAATATTCGGCTTTCTATTCCTGGGGGAGCTGATAGAAGGTGCTGGGGTACCAATACCGGGAAGCGTTCTTGGGATGCTCTTACTAACCCTTGCACTAATCACTGGAATTGTCAGACTTGAAGACGTTGAGAGAGAAGGAGAATTTCTCGTTAGGAACATGAGCATTATGTTCATCCCTCCAGGAGTTGGAATAATACTCTACCTGGATCTCCTCAAGGAGAATTTGATTGCGATTGGAGTTGCCCTAATTTTAAGCTTCATAATCACTCTATTCGTGACTGCAAAGACCGTGGAGGTGCTCAGGAGATGA